From the Vibrio metoecus genome, one window contains:
- a CDS encoding TorD/DmsD family molecular chaperone: MRSQSTHSQSMRSDIYLLLATLLRDVPSAELCTFLAELDFEANGTEMAKAWQAISAAAHNAQADSLADEYQELFIGIGRGEVVPFASWHLTGSLMEKPLAEIRDDLSRLGLERDEQVHEPEDHISALCETMAYLCEQGDDENADAQTQQAFFNRHIAPWFGKLVSQIRQAPHAQFYLAVAQLLDAFLSLEQVAMTQAPSSRKNRYRIEVKNLTDKAEQ; this comes from the coding sequence ATGCGTTCACAGTCAACACATTCACAGTCAATGCGTTCAGACATCTACCTGCTGCTCGCCACACTGCTGCGTGATGTGCCCTCAGCAGAGCTGTGCACCTTTCTAGCCGAATTGGACTTTGAGGCCAATGGCACCGAAATGGCGAAAGCGTGGCAGGCGATATCCGCCGCCGCACACAACGCTCAAGCGGACTCTTTGGCTGACGAGTATCAAGAGCTGTTTATTGGTATCGGTCGTGGTGAAGTGGTGCCTTTTGCCTCATGGCATCTAACTGGTTCATTGATGGAAAAGCCGCTGGCTGAGATTCGTGATGATTTGAGCCGCTTAGGGCTAGAGCGTGATGAGCAAGTGCACGAGCCAGAAGATCACATTTCGGCGCTGTGCGAAACCATGGCTTATTTATGTGAGCAAGGTGATGACGAAAATGCGGATGCGCAGACGCAACAGGCGTTCTTCAATCGTCACATCGCCCCGTGGTTTGGCAAACTGGTGAGCCAAATCCGTCAGGCTCCACATGCACAATTTTATTTAGCCGTCGCGCAGCTTCTGGACGCTTTTTTGAGTTTAGAACAAGTGGCGATGACACAAGCACCAAGCAGTCGCAAGAATCGTTATCGGATCGAGGTGAAGAACTTGACCGATAAAGCTGAGCAATGA
- a CDS encoding twin-arginine translocation signal domain-containing protein — MKKENQVNQSRRDLLKGLGTAAVAGAVVAGVSTQTVASEASTESKEPLKKGYHETQHIRDYYNTL; from the coding sequence ATGAAAAAAGAGAACCAAGTAAACCAAAGCAGACGCGATCTGCTTAAAGGGTTAGGCACAGCGGCTGTCGCTGGCGCTGTCGTCGCGGGGGTCAGTACTCAAACGGTCGCCAGTGAAGCAAGCACCGAGAGCAAAGAGCCGCTGAAAAAAGGCTATCACGAAACTCAACACATTCGTGATTACTACAACACGCTATAG
- a CDS encoding formate dehydrogenase subunit alpha — MRLIKRSDSVTKEQNQLGISRRAFMKSTSLAAGGAAVGASLFTPGMIRKAQASDVDRSAKTEVKRTICSHCSVGCGIYAEVQNGVWTGQEPAFDHPFNAGGHCAKGAALREHGHGERRLKYPMKLEGGKWKKISWEQAINEIGDKALKIREESGPDSVYFLGSAKHSNEQAYLFRKMASLWGTNNVDHQARICHSTTVAGVANTWGYGAMTNSFNDMHNCKSMLFIGSNPAEAHPVAMQHILIAKEKNSCKIVVADPRRTRTAAKADYFVSLRPGSDVAFIWGVLWHVFKNNWEDKEYIRQRVFGMDEIRAEVAKWTPAEVERVTGVSEEEVYNTAKILAENRPGCVVWCMGGTQHTTGNNNTRAYCILELALGNIGKSGGGANIFRGHDNVQGATDLGVLSDTLPGYYGLTEGSWKHWASVWGVDFEWIKNRFDQGTYNGALPMETPGIPVSRWIDGVLENKDNLQQRENIRAMFYWGHAVNSQTRGVEMKKAMQKLDMMVIVDPYPTVAAVMNDRTDGVYLLPATTQFETYGSVTASNRSIQWRDQVIEPLFESKPDHEIMYLLSQKLGIVDQLCKNIRVENNKPLIEDITREFNRGMWTIGYTGQSPERLKTHQQNWHTFHKTTLAAEGGPANGDTYGMPWPCWGTPEMKHPGTHILYDTSKTVAEGGGNFRTRFGVEFEGKSLLAEDSYSKGCELQDGYPEFSDKLLKQLGWWDDLTAEEKAAAEGKNWKTDLSGGIQRVAIKHGCIPFGNAKARAIVWTFPDRVPLHREPLYTPRRDLLADYPTWDDQAFIFRVPTLYKSIQAQDKSVEYPIILTSGRLVEYEGGGEETRSNPWLAELQQEMFVEVNPKDANDLGFMDGDMVWVEGAEKGRIKVKAMVTRRVKPGMAFLPFHFGGKFQGEDLRPKYPEGTQPYVVGEAANTATTYGYDPVTLMQETKVTLCNIRKA; from the coding sequence ATGAGACTCATCAAACGTTCAGACAGCGTGACCAAAGAGCAAAATCAGCTCGGTATTAGTCGTCGTGCCTTTATGAAAAGCACGTCACTGGCAGCGGGCGGAGCGGCGGTAGGTGCCTCTTTGTTTACGCCGGGCATGATCCGTAAAGCTCAGGCCAGCGACGTGGATCGCAGTGCAAAAACGGAAGTGAAGCGTACCATCTGTTCGCACTGCTCAGTCGGTTGCGGTATCTACGCTGAAGTACAAAACGGGGTATGGACTGGCCAAGAGCCGGCTTTTGATCACCCATTCAACGCAGGCGGTCACTGTGCGAAAGGCGCCGCATTGCGTGAACACGGCCACGGTGAACGTCGCCTGAAATACCCAATGAAGCTCGAAGGCGGCAAGTGGAAGAAGATCTCTTGGGAACAAGCCATCAATGAAATTGGTGACAAAGCGCTGAAGATCCGTGAAGAGTCAGGCCCAGATTCGGTTTATTTCCTCGGCAGTGCTAAGCACAGTAACGAGCAAGCTTATCTGTTCCGTAAAATGGCTTCCCTGTGGGGCACCAACAACGTTGACCACCAAGCGCGTATTTGCCACTCCACCACGGTTGCGGGTGTAGCAAACACTTGGGGTTATGGTGCCATGACCAACTCATTCAATGACATGCACAACTGTAAGTCGATGCTGTTCATTGGATCTAACCCCGCCGAAGCTCACCCAGTCGCGATGCAGCACATTTTGATCGCGAAAGAGAAAAACAGCTGCAAAATCGTGGTTGCCGATCCTCGTCGTACCCGTACTGCAGCAAAAGCGGATTACTTTGTTTCCCTGCGTCCGGGTAGTGACGTAGCCTTTATTTGGGGCGTGCTGTGGCACGTGTTCAAAAATAACTGGGAAGACAAAGAGTACATCCGTCAACGTGTCTTCGGTATGGATGAAATCCGTGCTGAAGTGGCCAAATGGACGCCAGCAGAAGTTGAGCGTGTCACTGGCGTAAGCGAAGAAGAAGTCTACAACACCGCGAAAATTCTTGCGGAAAACCGTCCGGGTTGTGTGGTTTGGTGTATGGGTGGTACTCAACACACCACAGGTAACAACAATACTCGTGCGTACTGCATCCTTGAGTTAGCACTGGGCAACATCGGTAAATCGGGCGGCGGTGCCAACATTTTCCGTGGTCACGATAACGTGCAAGGCGCAACCGACTTAGGTGTGCTATCCGATACGTTGCCGGGTTACTACGGTTTGACCGAAGGTTCATGGAAACACTGGGCAAGCGTTTGGGGCGTGGATTTCGAGTGGATCAAAAACCGCTTTGACCAAGGCACTTATAACGGCGCATTGCCAATGGAAACTCCGGGGATCCCTGTATCTCGTTGGATCGATGGTGTACTGGAAAACAAAGACAACCTGCAGCAACGTGAAAACATTCGCGCCATGTTCTATTGGGGTCATGCGGTGAACTCGCAAACCCGCGGCGTGGAAATGAAAAAAGCGATGCAAAAGCTGGATATGATGGTGATTGTTGATCCATACCCAACGGTTGCTGCGGTAATGAACGATCGCACGGATGGAGTGTATCTACTTCCTGCGACCACTCAGTTTGAAACCTACGGCAGTGTGACGGCGTCTAACCGTTCTATTCAGTGGCGTGATCAGGTGATTGAGCCGCTGTTTGAATCCAAACCTGACCACGAAATCATGTATTTGCTCAGTCAAAAACTGGGGATCGTCGACCAACTGTGTAAAAACATTCGTGTTGAGAACAACAAACCACTGATTGAAGACATTACGCGCGAATTTAACCGTGGAATGTGGACGATTGGTTACACAGGACAAAGCCCAGAGCGCTTGAAAACGCACCAACAAAACTGGCACACCTTCCACAAAACCACGTTGGCGGCTGAAGGTGGCCCTGCGAATGGGGACACTTACGGTATGCCTTGGCCATGTTGGGGAACGCCAGAGATGAAACACCCCGGCACGCACATTCTTTACGATACCTCGAAAACTGTAGCCGAAGGTGGCGGTAACTTCCGTACCCGTTTTGGTGTGGAGTTTGAAGGTAAGAGCCTGCTGGCTGAAGACAGCTACTCGAAAGGCTGTGAGCTGCAAGACGGCTATCCAGAATTTAGCGATAAGCTGCTGAAACAACTCGGATGGTGGGATGATTTAACCGCTGAAGAGAAAGCGGCTGCAGAAGGTAAAAACTGGAAAACGGATCTTTCTGGCGGTATTCAGCGTGTCGCGATCAAACACGGCTGCATTCCATTTGGTAACGCGAAAGCGCGTGCGATTGTGTGGACATTCCCAGATCGCGTACCGCTGCACCGTGAACCGCTGTATACACCACGCCGTGATCTGCTGGCTGATTACCCCACGTGGGACGATCAAGCGTTCATCTTCCGTGTTCCAACGCTGTATAAGTCGATTCAAGCGCAGGATAAATCAGTGGAATACCCGATCATCCTAACCTCGGGTCGCTTGGTCGAGTATGAAGGTGGTGGTGAAGAAACCCGTTCTAACCCTTGGCTGGCTGAACTGCAACAAGAGATGTTTGTTGAAGTGAACCCGAAAGATGCCAACGATTTAGGCTTTATGGATGGCGATATGGTTTGGGTTGAAGGTGCAGAGAAAGGTCGCATCAAAGTCAAAGCTATGGTGACACGTCGGGTGAAACCGGGCATGGCGTTCTTACCATTCCACTTTGGTGGCAAGTTCCAAGGGGAAGATCTGCGTCCAAAATACCCAGAAGGGACACAGCCTTACGTGGTTGGGGAAGCGGCAAACACCGCCACTACCTATGGCTACGATCCTGTCACCTTGATGCAGGAAACCAAAGTCACCCTCTGTAACATTCGTAAAGCGTAA
- the fdh3B gene encoding formate dehydrogenase FDH3 subunit beta encodes MARMKFLCDTKRCIECNGCVTACKNENDDALEWGIQRRRVVTLNDGEPGENSISVACMHCTDAPCMAVCPADCFVHTEDGIVLHNKDLCIGCGYCLFACPFGAPQFPKQAAFGERGKMDKCTFCAGGPETEPGSEEERRKYGANRIAEGKLPMCASLCSTKALLAGDAEKISDIFRQRVVERGAKGAGWTNGEDLSYDATRS; translated from the coding sequence ATGGCAAGAATGAAATTCCTGTGTGACACCAAACGCTGTATCGAATGTAACGGCTGTGTCACTGCCTGTAAAAATGAAAACGATGATGCGCTGGAATGGGGCATCCAGCGTCGCCGCGTAGTTACGCTCAACGATGGTGAACCGGGTGAAAACTCGATTTCCGTGGCTTGCATGCACTGTACCGATGCGCCTTGTATGGCGGTGTGTCCGGCAGACTGCTTTGTGCATACCGAAGATGGCATTGTACTGCACAACAAAGATCTCTGTATCGGTTGTGGTTACTGCTTGTTTGCTTGTCCATTTGGTGCGCCGCAGTTTCCGAAACAAGCGGCGTTTGGTGAGCGCGGTAAGATGGACAAATGCACTTTCTGCGCAGGTGGCCCTGAAACAGAGCCGGGGTCGGAAGAGGAGCGGCGTAAATACGGTGCCAACCGTATTGCGGAAGGTAAACTGCCCATGTGTGCTTCTCTCTGTTCTACCAAAGCTCTGCTAGCGGGGGATGCGGAGAAAATCTCCGATATTTTCCGTCAACGCGTGGTTGAACGTGGGGCGAAAGGTGCCGGTTGGACTAACGGTGAAGATCTTTCGTATGACGCAACTCGGAGTTAA
- a CDS encoding formate dehydrogenase subunit gamma, whose amino-acid sequence MRQQLSRATRFVLPLLAALLCWLAQPVMAEENAKPDVVQKEMTQLAGADFWRQVRQGEAGYTTSQSPEHGVLISKPGETWFILKEKWMSPAGAVAIFGSIAMVVLAYIAVGPLMLSKPRTGRKLNRWSRSDRALHWSMAFTFLTLAFSGLMLVYGKHFLKPYIPSELWGWIIYAAKQYHNYMGPLFFILLMFVLLKWWRKSIFNKVDVQWFMKLGGMVGKHKGTHPSAGFSNAGEKAIYWLLIVFGTFAAISGLVLDFPIFDQTRRHMELSNLIHMFSALILICGFIFHIYIGLFGMEGALEGMVTGKVDETWAKEHHDLWYEEVKRRGEIEEVSAESQTASFNQTKGEVSHESR is encoded by the coding sequence ATGAGACAACAACTTTCTCGCGCCACTCGTTTTGTGCTGCCTTTATTGGCAGCACTGCTGTGCTGGTTGGCTCAACCCGTGATGGCAGAAGAGAACGCAAAACCGGATGTGGTGCAAAAAGAGATGACCCAACTGGCAGGCGCAGACTTTTGGCGTCAGGTACGACAAGGCGAAGCGGGTTACACCACGTCTCAGTCGCCTGAACATGGCGTGTTGATCAGTAAACCGGGTGAAACGTGGTTTATCCTCAAAGAGAAATGGATGTCTCCGGCCGGTGCGGTGGCGATTTTCGGCAGCATAGCGATGGTGGTGCTGGCGTATATCGCGGTTGGCCCGTTGATGCTGAGTAAGCCGCGCACCGGACGTAAGCTGAATCGTTGGTCACGCTCAGATAGGGCGCTGCACTGGAGTATGGCGTTTACTTTCCTGACCTTGGCGTTCAGTGGGCTGATGCTGGTGTATGGTAAACACTTCTTAAAACCGTATATCCCGAGTGAGCTGTGGGGCTGGATCATTTATGCCGCGAAGCAGTATCACAACTACATGGGGCCACTGTTTTTCATTTTGCTGATGTTTGTACTGCTCAAGTGGTGGCGTAAATCCATCTTCAATAAAGTGGATGTGCAGTGGTTTATGAAGCTCGGTGGCATGGTCGGTAAACACAAAGGTACACACCCTTCAGCAGGCTTTTCCAATGCTGGGGAAAAAGCCATTTACTGGTTATTGATTGTGTTTGGAACCTTTGCAGCCATCAGTGGTTTGGTGCTGGATTTCCCAATTTTCGACCAGACGCGTCGCCACATGGAGCTGTCGAACCTGATCCATATGTTCTCAGCATTGATCTTAATCTGTGGCTTTATCTTCCATATCTACATTGGCTTGTTTGGTATGGAGGGCGCATTAGAAGGCATGGTGACCGGCAAAGTGGATGAAACGTGGGCGAAAGAGCATCACGATCTTTGGTATGAAGAAGTGAAGCGCCGCGGTGAAATTGAAGAAGTAAGTGCGGAATCCCAAACGGCTTCATTCAATCAAACGAAAGGAGAGGTGAGCCATGAATCAAGATAG
- a CDS encoding ammonium transporter, whose product MSDSVSQVQGAVQTLTQSSDTLFLLLGAIMVFLMHAGFAFLEVGTVRKKNQVNALVKILADFGVSTIAYFFIGYWVAYGHHFFADAATLSQGNGYDLVKFFFLLTFAAAIPAIVSGGIAERARFYPILFATFFTVGLVYPFFEGIIWNSNFGVQDWFAANLGAPFHDFAGSVVVHAVGGWIALVAVAFLGMRRGRVRAGKHTNFAPSNIPFLALGAWILSVGWFGFNVMSAQTLNGISGLVAMNSLMAMTGGILAALIVGKNDPGFIHNGPLAGLVAVCAGSDLMHPLGALVTGVIAGAVFVWLFTQLQNKTKIDDVLGVWPLHGVCGAWGGIAAGIFGQTTFAGLGGVSFSTQIVGTLMGIVIALSGALMVYGILHKVMGLRLSQEDEFNGADLAIHKISATSEE is encoded by the coding sequence ATGAGCGATAGCGTAAGTCAGGTTCAAGGTGCCGTTCAAACCCTGACCCAAAGTTCAGACACTTTATTTTTGCTGCTCGGCGCCATTATGGTGTTTTTGATGCATGCAGGCTTTGCTTTCCTTGAAGTCGGCACGGTTCGGAAGAAAAATCAGGTTAACGCGCTGGTGAAAATTTTGGCAGACTTCGGGGTTTCTACGATTGCCTATTTCTTTATTGGTTACTGGGTTGCGTATGGGCATCATTTTTTTGCTGATGCAGCGACACTGTCGCAAGGCAATGGTTATGATTTAGTGAAGTTCTTTTTCCTATTGACCTTTGCGGCGGCCATTCCTGCGATTGTGTCTGGCGGTATTGCTGAACGCGCACGATTTTATCCGATCCTTTTCGCGACATTTTTCACCGTTGGGCTGGTTTACCCTTTCTTTGAAGGGATCATTTGGAATAGCAACTTTGGCGTACAAGACTGGTTTGCCGCCAATTTAGGCGCACCATTTCACGACTTTGCTGGTTCCGTCGTCGTTCACGCCGTCGGTGGTTGGATTGCGCTGGTAGCCGTAGCTTTCTTAGGCATGCGTCGTGGCCGCGTACGCGCTGGTAAGCACACTAACTTTGCACCCTCTAACATTCCCTTTTTGGCTCTTGGCGCTTGGATCCTAAGTGTAGGTTGGTTCGGCTTTAACGTAATGTCAGCGCAAACCTTAAATGGCATCAGTGGATTAGTGGCGATGAACTCTTTAATGGCAATGACGGGCGGTATTCTGGCCGCGTTAATTGTTGGAAAAAATGACCCAGGTTTTATCCATAACGGCCCATTAGCGGGCTTGGTCGCCGTGTGTGCTGGATCGGATTTAATGCATCCTTTAGGAGCATTGGTGACGGGGGTGATTGCAGGTGCCGTGTTTGTTTGGCTGTTCACTCAATTACAAAACAAAACAAAAATTGATGATGTGCTCGGTGTATGGCCGCTGCATGGCGTGTGTGGGGCATGGGGTGGCATTGCCGCAGGTATTTTTGGCCAAACAACTTTCGCTGGTTTAGGAGGCGTAAGTTTCAGCACACAGATTGTTGGAACCTTAATGGGAATTGTGATTGCATTAAGTGGCGCACTGATGGTTTATGGCATCTTGCATAAAGTGATGGGGTTACGCTTATCACAAGAAGATGAGTTTAATGGCGCCGATTTAGCAATTCACAAAATCTCTGCAACCAGCGAAGAGTAA
- the cobB gene encoding Sir2 family NAD+-dependent deacetylase: MSLPYRHIVILTGAGISAESGIQTFRAQDGLWENHRIEDVATPEGFQRDPDMVLEFYNQRRRKLLSDAIQPNSAHLALGKLERELQGSVTVITQNIDNLHERGGSQNIIHMHGELLKARCPESNQTVEQKDDIRNGDLCHCCQMPAQMRPHIVWFGEMPLRMGDIYAALEQADLFVSIGTSGVVYPAAGFVHDARMHGAHTIEINLEPSAVESEFAEKRYGKASIEVPRLVEEILAVQKRAVHSSAANSSAGKQYKHA; this comes from the coding sequence ATGAGCTTACCGTATCGACATATTGTGATACTGACTGGAGCAGGGATCTCTGCGGAGTCTGGTATTCAAACTTTTCGCGCTCAGGATGGGCTGTGGGAAAATCATCGTATTGAAGATGTGGCGACACCCGAAGGGTTTCAGCGCGATCCGGATATGGTGTTGGAGTTTTATAACCAACGCCGCCGCAAATTGCTCTCTGATGCGATTCAGCCCAATTCGGCACATCTTGCCCTAGGTAAACTGGAAAGAGAATTGCAGGGTAGTGTCACTGTGATTACCCAGAACATTGATAACCTGCATGAACGTGGCGGCAGCCAGAACATTATTCACATGCATGGTGAGTTGCTGAAAGCGCGCTGTCCTGAATCCAATCAAACGGTTGAGCAAAAAGACGATATTCGTAATGGCGATCTGTGCCACTGCTGCCAAATGCCCGCGCAAATGCGCCCACACATTGTTTGGTTTGGTGAAATGCCGCTACGCATGGGCGATATTTATGCCGCGCTTGAACAAGCGGATCTGTTTGTCTCTATTGGTACGTCAGGGGTTGTCTATCCTGCAGCCGGTTTTGTGCATGACGCACGTATGCATGGAGCACACACGATAGAAATTAATTTGGAACCCAGCGCCGTCGAAAGTGAGTTTGCAGAGAAACGCTATGGCAAAGCCAGTATTGAAGTTCCAAGGTTAGTAGAAGAAATTCTGGCAGTACAAAAACGTGCGGTACATAGTTCAGCAGCGAATAGCTCAGCAGGTAAACAATACAAACACGCTTAG
- a CDS encoding YajQ family cyclic di-GMP-binding protein, producing MPSFDIVSEIDAVELRNAVENSTRELATRFDFRNVDARFELKEETVKLSAEDDFQLGQMMDILRGNLAKRGVDARAMNAKDSVHIGKHWHKDAEFKQGLEALLAKKIVKLIKDAKIKVQASIQGDKVRVTGKKRDDLQEVMAMLREANLEQPLQYNNFRD from the coding sequence ATGCCTTCTTTTGATATTGTTTCAGAAATTGATGCTGTAGAACTGCGTAACGCAGTAGAAAACTCAACTCGTGAATTGGCTACTCGATTCGATTTTCGTAACGTAGATGCCCGTTTTGAGCTGAAAGAAGAGACGGTCAAGTTGTCTGCAGAAGATGATTTTCAGCTTGGTCAGATGATGGACATTTTGCGCGGAAACCTCGCCAAGCGTGGTGTTGATGCTCGTGCCATGAATGCCAAAGACTCTGTTCATATCGGTAAGCACTGGCACAAAGATGCAGAATTCAAGCAAGGTCTGGAAGCTCTGCTCGCGAAGAAGATCGTTAAATTGATCAAAGATGCCAAAATCAAAGTTCAAGCTTCTATCCAAGGTGACAAAGTTCGCGTGACGGGTAAAAAGCGTGATGATTTGCAAGAAGTGATGGCGATGTTGCGTGAAGCGAATCTTGAACAGCCACTGCAATACAACAACTTCCGCGATTAA
- a CDS encoding PaaI family thioesterase, with amino-acid sequence MLSPLAKANLYLNLFGFFKVPLIWACRPKILKLDEQAVEVRIPLKRRNKNHLNSMYFGVLAVGADVAGGYMAMHKANQRGCRVSLAFKAVRGEFHKRPEAAVHFHCIEGEKIDRMLEETSRTGERVNQEVHIIATCPTLHGDEPMAEFWLTLSLKVTKSEG; translated from the coding sequence ATGCTATCACCTTTAGCGAAAGCCAATCTTTACTTGAATCTGTTTGGTTTTTTTAAAGTGCCTTTGATTTGGGCATGCCGTCCAAAAATACTCAAGCTTGATGAGCAAGCGGTAGAAGTGCGCATTCCTCTGAAAAGACGCAATAAAAATCATCTGAACAGCATGTATTTTGGAGTACTGGCGGTAGGAGCGGATGTTGCTGGCGGGTATATGGCGATGCATAAAGCCAATCAACGGGGTTGCCGAGTTTCGTTAGCGTTCAAAGCGGTGCGAGGAGAGTTTCATAAACGCCCCGAAGCCGCAGTCCATTTTCATTGTATAGAAGGTGAGAAGATTGATCGCATGCTAGAGGAAACTTCGCGAACAGGGGAAAGGGTAAACCAAGAGGTGCATATCATAGCCACTTGCCCAACCTTGCATGGTGATGAACCGATGGCTGAGTTTTGGTTAACCCTTTCGCTGAAAGTCACTAAGTCTGAGGGATAG
- a CDS encoding CvfB family protein, which translates to MINIGQINSLEVVKFAEFGVFLDAGEYGTTLLPKRFVPEGTEIGQFIDVFLYFDSENQLAATTETPIAQVGEWGLMTIEGVNNTGAFANWGIKNKDLLIPYSEQRARFTAGQTVLVYVYTDKASGRIVGTTKFNKWLDKTPAKYTPNQQVDLLIAERSELGFKAIVNGTHWGMIFSSDVFGKLFIGKKLKGYIKSVREDGKIDLSLQKVGVEKMDELSTKILETLEKKGGFLPLSDKSTPEAIFATFRTSKGTFKKTIGGLYKQGKIVIENDGIRLA; encoded by the coding sequence ATGATTAACATTGGTCAAATTAATAGTTTAGAAGTGGTGAAATTCGCTGAATTTGGTGTTTTTTTGGATGCGGGAGAATACGGCACTACCTTACTGCCTAAGCGCTTCGTGCCAGAAGGTACTGAAATTGGGCAGTTTATTGACGTTTTCCTGTATTTTGACTCTGAAAACCAACTCGCTGCCACAACTGAAACTCCGATTGCTCAAGTGGGTGAATGGGGCTTAATGACGATCGAAGGCGTTAACAACACAGGTGCATTTGCTAACTGGGGCATTAAAAACAAAGATCTGCTGATTCCATACAGTGAGCAACGTGCCCGTTTTACGGCAGGTCAAACTGTCTTGGTTTACGTCTACACCGATAAAGCTTCGGGACGTATTGTTGGCACAACCAAATTCAACAAGTGGCTTGATAAAACCCCAGCGAAATACACGCCAAACCAGCAAGTTGATTTGCTGATCGCTGAACGCTCAGAGCTTGGTTTCAAAGCCATTGTGAATGGTACGCACTGGGGCATGATTTTCTCCTCTGATGTTTTTGGCAAGCTGTTCATCGGTAAGAAACTCAAGGGCTACATTAAGAGCGTGCGCGAAGATGGCAAAATCGACTTGTCCCTGCAAAAAGTGGGGGTAGAGAAAATGGATGAGCTAAGCACTAAGATCTTAGAAACCTTAGAAAAGAAAGGTGGTTTCCTGCCATTGAGCGATAAATCAACGCCAGAGGCGATTTTTGCTACATTCCGTACGAGTAAAGGGACTTTTAAAAAGACCATCGGCGGTTTGTATAAGCAAGGCAAAATCGTGATTGAAAATGACGGTATTCGTCTAGCTTAA
- the rsmF gene encoding 16S rRNA (cytosine(1407)-C(5))-methyltransferase RsmF, with protein sequence MHPNISLPEEFITSMAKILPDSTQLADFIAACQRPLRKSIRVNTLKISVAEFCERAAEKHWQLSPVPWCENGFWIEADESLVPLGNTAEHMAGLFYIQEASSMMPVSALFMENEQYDSVLDMAAAPGSKTTQIAALMGNEGVLVANEFSASRVKVLHANIERCGIRNAALTNFDGCVFGGWLPERFDAVLIDAPCSGEGTIRKDPDAMKNWSMDAIHSIASTQKALIESAFQALKVGGTLVYSTCTLSREENQQVCWHLKQTYGDAVRFESLDNLFEHASIALTDEGFLHIFPQMYDCEGFFVAKIRKLASVPVPDVNKRLGKFPFNKASPKQQSEIALQLQKSLGIELPSDSQVWLRDNDVWLFPQALEPLLGELRFSRMGIKIAEAHKSGYRWQHQVATCLASESTTHSVVLDTAQAREWFMGRDVRPEGQSGQGEVIVRYANDVIGLGKWVGNRVKNGLPRELVRDKNLF encoded by the coding sequence GTGCATCCGAACATTTCTCTTCCCGAAGAATTCATTACTTCGATGGCGAAAATACTGCCTGATTCTACCCAACTTGCTGATTTTATAGCTGCCTGTCAAAGGCCATTGCGCAAAAGCATTCGGGTAAATACGCTCAAAATTTCTGTTGCTGAGTTTTGTGAACGTGCGGCTGAAAAACACTGGCAGTTATCGCCTGTTCCTTGGTGTGAGAACGGTTTTTGGATCGAAGCCGATGAAAGCCTCGTTCCACTCGGTAATACTGCCGAACATATGGCGGGGCTTTTCTATATTCAAGAAGCCAGTTCGATGATGCCTGTTTCCGCCTTATTCATGGAAAATGAACAGTATGATTCGGTTCTCGATATGGCCGCAGCACCAGGTTCTAAGACAACACAAATCGCTGCTTTGATGGGTAATGAAGGTGTTTTGGTGGCTAACGAATTCTCTGCAAGTCGTGTCAAAGTGCTTCACGCCAATATTGAACGCTGTGGTATTCGTAATGCGGCGCTAACTAATTTCGATGGCTGCGTATTTGGCGGCTGGCTGCCTGAGCGATTTGATGCGGTGTTAATTGACGCGCCCTGCTCTGGAGAAGGAACGATCCGTAAAGATCCCGATGCGATGAAGAATTGGAGCATGGATGCTATTCATAGTATCGCATCCACTCAGAAAGCGTTGATTGAAAGCGCGTTTCAGGCCTTAAAAGTTGGTGGAACGCTAGTGTATTCCACATGCACTCTCAGTCGTGAAGAGAATCAGCAAGTGTGTTGGCACCTCAAGCAAACTTACGGTGATGCCGTACGTTTTGAATCTCTAGATAACTTATTTGAGCACGCCTCAATTGCGTTGACCGACGAAGGCTTTCTGCACATTTTCCCGCAAATGTACGATTGTGAGGGCTTTTTTGTCGCCAAAATCCGCAAATTGGCGTCAGTACCGGTTCCTGACGTCAATAAGCGTCTGGGGAAATTTCCTTTTAATAAAGCAAGCCCAAAGCAGCAATCAGAAATTGCTCTGCAACTTCAAAAGTCACTTGGGATCGAATTACCATCGGATTCACAAGTCTGGCTGCGCGATAACGATGTGTGGCTATTCCCGCAAGCATTAGAGCCCTTATTGGGTGAGCTGCGCTTTTCTCGCATGGGAATAAAAATTGCTGAAGCACATAAATCGGGTTATCGTTGGCAGCATCAAGTTGCAACCTGTTTGGCCTCCGAAAGTACTACTCATAGTGTGGTGTTGGATACCGCTCAAGCACGAGAATGGTTTATGGGTAGAGATGTCAGACCAGAGGGACAAAGTGGTCAAGGTGAGGTGATCGTCCGTTACGCTAACGATGTGATTGGGTTAGGAAAATGGGTCGGCAATCGCGTGAAGAATGGACTGCCAAGAGAGCTTGTGAGAGATAAAAATCTATTCTGA